A stretch of the Theileria equi strain WA chromosome 1, complete sequence genome encodes the following:
- a CDS encoding ABC transporter, ATP-binding protein family member protein (encoded by transcript BEWA_021950A), with product MNYNIQRLSNHLSGTYRSAPAHVLFGLNSKGISRDISCRYLAVFRSGSPGVHRHVRTLISNETPFSTSISSNTRNYVFLSLHPGSSSINRSLRRAFSSNSDKDLTKKKNFEKVIELLWPSDSESKRRILISMLFLISSKLSVIGIPLFLSALINSVCNKPSDNLSALNASWLEGLVSSELLLPQLYLSGYILSRISSSLFSELRNALFSTVTEKTGRVNASKMFMKIHCLDIDFLLESKSGEISAIFSRGIKAISQILRIIVFQVVPTTLEFTLVTALLCYKVGPVVATVTALTMILYILFTALVTKKRMVIRKNMVSADQKASGLFVDSITNAEAVRYYNSEMRELSRYAAQQADYETHAVNVQKSLAALNFGQQFIFNTGLFLSLWLTLSRIVSGSADFGSLVLVNTLLFQLAIPLNMIGTMYREIKLSFIDIQKFLELLSIQPRVYDMPGAADLVVKDGKIEFRNVDYYYPTSNNAADCHKILDDFCFTAHPGKTVAIVGNSGSGKSTICKMLFRFYDPTAGSIFIDGQDIKTCTLKSLRSSLGIVPQEVVLFNDSIAFNIMYGKFDATVEEVESAAKLAGIHDTIMGFADGYDTIVGERGMKLSGGEKQRIGIARCLLKDPKILVFDEATSSLDFYTESKIIRTFKQLSADKTTIIIAHRLSSMLFADEIVIFSNGKIVEKGSPMELMQSKSGYLRNVIDSQNLRQKSE from the exons ATGAATTACAACATACAGAGACTTTCCAATCACCTGAGCGGCACATATCGCAGCGCACCGGCCCATGTGCTCTTTGGATTAAATTCTAAAGGAATATCCAGGGATATAAGCTGTAGGTATCTTGCTGTTTTCCGCAGCGGCTCTCCAGGAGTTCATAGACACGTTAGAACGCTTATCAGCAATGAAACACCGTTTTCAACTTCAATATCAAGCAATACACGGAACTATGTGTTTCTATCGCTACATCCAGGATCGTCTTCTATTAACAGAAGCCTACGCAGAGCATTCTCATCAAATTCAGATAAAGATTTGacaaaaaagaagaattttgaaaaagTTATAGAGCTTCTATGGCCTAGTGACTCGGAATCCAAGAGACGTATATTAATTAGTATgttatttttaatatcGTCCAAGTTATCTGTGATTGGAATCCCTCTATTTCTCTCGGCTCTGATCAACTCGGTATGTAACAAACCATCGGATAACCTTTCTGCGCTGAATGCTTCATGGTTGGAAGGCTTGGTTAGTTCCGAGTTATTACTGCCTCAGCTCTATCTGTCTGGTTATATCCTGTCTCGCATATCGTCTTCTTTATTCAGCGAACTTAGAAATGCCTTGTTTAGCACCGTTACAGAGAAGACAGGCAGGGTAAATGCCTCCAAGATGTTCATGAAAATACACTGTCTTGATATTGACTTTCTATTGGAATCAAAGTCTGGAGAAATATCAGCTATATTTTCCCGTGGAATCAAGGCTATTTCTCAAATATTACGCATAATTGTATTCCAGGTTGTTCCTACAACGTTGGAGTTTACCTTGGTTACTGCTTTGTTATGCTACAAGGTTGGCCCCGTTGTAGCCACAGTTACTGCACTTACAATGATATTATATATACTATTCACTGCCTTGGTTACTAAGAAACGTATGGTTATTCGTAAAAATATGGTTAGTGCTGATCAAAAGGCATCAGGACTTTTTGTGGATTCTATCACAAACGCCGAAGCCGTGAGATACTACAACTCAGAAATGCGTGAGTTATCTAGATACGCTGCACAACAGGCAGACTATGAAACCCATGCAGTAAACGTGCAAAAATCACTAGCAGCACTCAATTTTGGCCAGCAGTTTATATTCAACACTGGTCTGTTTCTATCATTATGGCTAACATTGTCTCGCATTGTTTCTGGTTCTGCAGATTTTGGCAGTTTAGTGCTAGTGAATACTTTGCTATTTCAATTGGCAATACCGCTCAATATGATAGGTACTATGTACCGTGAAATCAAGCTAAGCTTTATAGACATTCAAAAGTTTCTTGAGTTGTTGAGTATACAGCCAAGAGTTTACGATATGCCAGGTGCTGCAGACCTGGTcgtaaaggatggtaaaataGAGTTTCGTAATGTAGATTACTATTATCCCACTTCAAACAACGCGGCTGATTGCCATAAAATCTTGGATGATTTTTGCTTTACTGCTCATCCCGGCAAAACTGTTGCTATTGTTGGAAACTCGGGGTCTGGCAAGAGTACAATATGCAAAATGCTCTTTAGATTCTATGATCCTACTGCTGGAAGCATTTTTATAGATGGTCAAGATATTAAAACATGTACTTTAAAGAGTCTAAG GTCATCACTCGGTATCGTCCCACAAGAAGTTGTCCTTTTTAACGATTCCATTGCGTTCAACATAATGTATGGAAAATTTGATGCTACCGTGGAAGAAGTAGAG AGTGCAGCAAAACTTGCTGGGATACATGACACTATAATGGGTTTTGCAGATGGATATGATACCATTGTGGGAGAACGTGGTATGAAACTAAGTGGAGGAGAAAAGCAGCGTATTGGAATCGCAAGATGTCTCCTTAAGGATCCTAAAATTTTGGTATTCGATGAAGCTACCAGTTCACTTGACTTTTACACAGAGAGCAAGATTATTCGG ACATTCAAGCAGCTCTCAGCGGACAAGACAACAATAATAATTGCACATCGACTATCATCTATGCTTTTTGCAGATGAGATTGTTATATTTAGTAATGGAAAAATTGTGGAGAAGGGTTCACCCATGGAGTTGATGCAGTCAAAGAGTGGTTATTTGCGAAATGTTATAGATTCACAAAACTTGCGTCAGAAGTCTGAGTAG
- a CDS encoding hypothetical protein (encoded by transcript BEWA_021960A) has product MLCSSKFINDMRGISINLTNFFSSYVPLLDSFVIGPKNSLSAERTTSYSDKVTGIVKRTRYTSIIVAELLSISKSDETISDWTDLRDKFAKTETNTGDTEDFVRLAESHNDIIQELVERTYEFDRPYKYSEANNSIRFGTNKTRINKEEKREPLSKDDMEFIKGALNTVHEHENEINNAIKTINTLSENEQIDNTSKEQLLGAFDTLEDHFNDHPSNASNIIKSGLLQSFINLLKSNDHDILNSTLSIISCTLSNNESIINKASDFGLAESLLRLRHVLKATPLEPKLLSAISSSVRNGNVAEANFVKNGGLGYLSECIRSKNPKTRERAVLFLVHFLALDKLTKASIRNMRPCNIIKSLLPLEPLVQGIQYCEVCTRLFKLLLQKHRNCFTRDEMREITQLFSKDLKAITSMNQESLDEIKNVLLTLTQ; this is encoded by the exons ATGCTATGTAGCtctaaatttataaatgatatGCGCGGTATATCCATAAACTTGACAAATTTCTTTTCGTCATACGTACCGCTACTTGATTCATTTGTAATTGGCCCTAAGAATTCGTTATCGGCAGAAAGGACAACGTCATACTCCGATAAGGTCACAGGTATTGTTAAGCGTACAAGATATACTTCTATTATAGTTGCGGAATTGTTAAGTATATCCAAATCGGACGAAACAATTTCAGATTGGACGGATTTGAGGGATAAATTTGCCAAGACAGAGACTAATACTGGCGATACTGAGGATTTTGTGAGATTAGCAGAGTCTCACAACGACATAATCCAAGAACTAGTAGAGCGCACATACGAATTTG ACCGCCCTTACAAGTACTCAGAGGCTAACAATTCCATAAGGTTCGGGACGAACAAAACCCGGATCAATAAGG AAGAAAAACGGGAACCTTTGTCTAAGGATGATAtggaatttataaaggGTGCTTTGAACACTGTCCATGAACACGAAAATGAGATTAACAACGCAATAAAAACAATAAACACACTGTCTGAGAATGAACAGATAGACAACACTAGCAAGGAACAGTTACTCGGTGCATTTGACACTTTGGAGGATCACTTCAATGATCATCCCAGCAACGCCTCTAACATCATAAAATCCGGGCTCTTGCAATCGTTCATTAATTTATTAAAGAGCAATGATCACGATATTCTGAATTCGACCTTATCG ATAATATCATGCACGCTATCAAACAACGAATCCATCATCAACAAAGCATCAGATTTTGGTTTGGCTGAAAGTTTATTAAGACTAAGACATGTACTTAAAGCAACACCACTGGAACCAAAACTACTAAGCGCAATATCATCATCGGTGAGGAACGGTAATGTAGCGGAAGCTAATTTTGTCAAAAATGGTGGTCTGGGATATCTTTCCGAATGTATTCGTAGCAAAAATCCAAAGACAAGAGAGCGTGCAGTGCTGTTTTTGGTTCATTTTCTAGCACTAGACAAGCTGACCAAGGCTTCAATACGGAATATGAGACCCTGTAACATTATAAAATCTCTCTTACCTTTGGAACCACTCGTGCAAG GAATACAGTATTGTGAAGTGTGCACAAGGCTATTTAAATTACTACTTCAAAAACACAG AAATTGTTTCACTAGGGACGAAATGAGAGAGATAACACAGCTATTTTCGAAGGATTTGAAAGCAATTACCAGTATGAATCAGGAATCACTAgatgaaataaaaaatgtacTTTTAACGCTAACACAGTAA